TGTAAAGAGTGCGATCAATACGGTAACAACTGGAGTTGTCCACCTTTTGATTTTAATCCTAAAGAAATATGGAATTCATTTAACAAACTTAAAATAATTGCTTTTAAATTTGATTTTTCTTTGGAAGAGTTAAATAGAACATACACTCCTAATGAGTTGAATTTTATCATAAAAAAACTTGAGAGGATGAAAGTTAAATTAATGAATGAAATTTATGCATTGGAAGATGATGATTCTTTAGGATTATTTATAGGAAGCTGTAATTTATGTATGAGATGCACTCGAACAATTGGTATGAGATGTAAAATGCCATTTAAATTAAGATATTCTATTGAATCACTAGGTGGGAATGTTGACGAAACAATCAAAGATATTTTTGGTTATGAAATCATCTATGCAAAAGATGGAAAATTACCAGAATACATGATTTTTGTTGGAGGATTACTCTACGACAAAAAATAAGGAGAATAAAAAATGAAAATAGGTATTATTGGTGGAACCGGTGCACAAGGTCTTGGAATCGCAAAACGTTTAGCTATTGCAGGTGAAGATGTAATTGTAGGATCACGTAAAGAAGAAAAAGCTTTAAAAATAGTTGAAGAAACAAATGAAGAAATCAAAGAATATAATCCTAAAAAATTAACAGGTATGGCTAATGAGGATGCAGCAGCTAATGCAGATGTATTAATTTTAACAGTGCCTTTAGAAGCTCAAAGTGCAACTTTAAAAACAATTAAAGAAAATGCAAAAGGAAAAATACTTTTAGATGCAACTGTACCTTTAGAAACAGCTATTGGCGGACCTGTCAGCAATGTTTTACACATAAATCCAGGTTCTGCTGCTGAACGTGCAGCAAAAATATTAAAAGATGTTAATGTTAAAGTTATTGCAGCATTTAATAATATTAGTAATTCCCATTTAGCAAACCTTTCAGAGCCAATTGATTGTGATTGTTTAATTTGTGGTGATGATGAGGAAGCTAAACAAGTTGCTACTGAAATAATTGAAAAAATTCCTGATTTAAAAGCTATTGATATTGGACCATTAAATAAAGCTCATTTAATTGAATCTATTACTCCATTATTAATTGGTATGAATATTAAATATAAATCACATTATGGTGGATTTAGAATAACCGGTATTGATTTTGATTAAATCTTTACCTTTTTTTGATTCTCATGAAAAAAGTTAAAATAACTGTTTTAAAAACAACATTTCAGGAAGATTTAGCTAATAAATATGGTGTTGATGGTTTAGGTTGTTGTCCAATGTTAAAAGAGGGGGAAGTTTATTAGGTGATTGGGCAAAACCTGAAGGTTTTTGTGATGAAGCATGGAAAGCCATATATCAGTATGTATTTGCTTTAGCTCATAGTGCAAATGACTTATTTTATTATAAAGATTGGATTAAGAAACCAGGTGTAGCTATTGTAAGTTGTAATGATGGTTTAAGACCCGTAATTTTTAAATTAGAAGCTACAAATATTGAATCTAAGGCAATTGATTAAAATTTTCCTGAACTTTTTTATAGAATTCCCCTAATTCTAGACCATTAACAAATATATGACTTACTGTAATAGCAATTGTCATTTCATAGTTTTCATTCACTTTTCCCCAGGTGATTAATGGTTGAATTTGTGTAGGTGATGCTGTACAGGTTGTTATGGAATCAAAATCTACCCAGGGGATACATGATAAGTTGACTATGTTTTCAATATCTCTTTTTTCCATTTCAATCATAAATGCTTCTTTTTTGTTATTTAATGTGTCTTGAATTAATTGTTTCACATAATCATGCCATGATAAAGTGTCTTTAAATTGTTCTGGAGGTTTAACTCTCATTTCTTTGTAGTTATCTTCTTGTTTATTCATAATTGGAGATACTCCATCTAAATAATCATATTCAATAACTTTATTATCAATTATTCTTCTTTTAAGTTGAGGTATTGAATTTACAGCTTTTAATAAGCAACCTAATGATAAAATAAAAAAAGAATAATCATTTTCTTTTGAATATTTCCACATTTTTTCAACATTTATTCTTGATGACATGGAATATCTTGATGATTGAAAATTTATAAAAGGATTTTCTTTTAAATTAAATTTAATTTCTTTCATTTATTTTCACCTTTCAAATTAAATTTTTTTCAATAGTTACTTTTTTATACTTATATTTTAATAAATATTAGTGTTAAAATTCACAAATATTTGTTAATTTGTTTAAAAAAGGTTTTGTTAGAATGAAAGTAGTTATTGTTGGTGGTGGAGCAGGTGGTATGTCCACAGCTTCCAATATTAGACGATTAGATAAAAATGCTGAAATTATTGTTATAACTCGTGATAAAAATGTAGCATATTCTCCATGTGCTATTCCTTATGTATTATCTGGAAAAATTGCTTCTTTTGATGATATTATTATGAAAACACCTCAAGATTATAAAGAAGATAATATTGATGTTTTAGTAAACTCTGAGGTAACTAACATAGATAGTAATAAAAAATCTGTCACTTATGAAAATGATGATGGTGAAAAAACTATTTCTTATGATAAATTAGTTTTAGCTACTGGTGGAAATCCTTTTGTACCACCAATGGAAGGAGTTGACTTAGATGGTGTTTTCCAAATAAGAAACATTGATGATGGTAGAAAAGTTCAAAAATGGGCTAAAAACTCTAAAAGTGCTGTTGTAACTGGTGCTGGATTGATTGGTATTGAAATTGTTTATGCTTTAAAAGAATTAGGTTTAAATGTAACATTAAGTGAAATGATGCCACAAATTGTTCCAAGATCTCTTGATAGTGATATGGCAGATATTTTAACTAACTACTTAAAAATGGAAAATATCCATGTTATGTTAGGTGAACCTATTACTAAATTAGAAGGGGAAAATGGAAAAGTTAAAAAGGCATATTTCGGTGATGGAAGTTGTATTGATGCAGACATGGTTATTTTAGCTACAGGTGTAAGACCTGAATTAAAACTAGCTAAAATGGCTGATTGTGACATTGGAAGATGGGCTATTTTAGTTAATGAAAAAATGGAAACTTCAGTTGAAGATGTTTATGCAGTTGGGGACTGTGTTGAATCTCAAGATTTAATTCTTCAAGCTAATACAATTAGTCATTTAGGAACTACTGCTGTTCGTGAATCTAAAACATTAGCTAGAACAATAACTGGTAAAAAAGCTAATTTCAATCCTGTGTTAAATGCTATGGTGTCTAAGGTTGGTAAATTAGAATTTGGTGCTGTTGGTTTAACTTCCAGTTTTGCTCAACAAAACAATATTAAACCAATTGTTGAAAAAGTAGAAGCTCTTACAAGAGCTCGTTATTATCCAAATGCTAAACCTATGGATATTAAGATTATTTGTGACTGTAAAGGTAGAATTATTGGTTGTCAAATAATCGCTGAAGAAAGAGTTGCTGAAAGAATTGATACAATGACATTAGCTATTACTCAAGGTTTAAGTTGTTTTGAATTAAGTAATGTTGAATTTGCTTATGCACCTCCAGTATCTATGGTTACTGACCCATTAGTTCTTGCTGTAGAAGAAGTTAGTAAGAAATTTAATTAAAATTATTGTAAACTTTTAAATACTTTTAGTTATTATAATAATATTATATATAAAATTTAGAGAGTGATATTTATGCCAGAACATGGACATCATGGTCATGGAGGACAGATGACTCCTGAACAACAAAAACAAATGATTGAACAACAACTTAATCTTTCAAAGAATTTAGGGCAAATTAAATATAAAATTGCTGTTATGAGTGGTAAAGGAGGAGTAGGAAAATCAACAGTAGCTGCAAATATTGCAGAAGCTTTCCAAAAAGAAGGATTTACCACTGGGATATTAGATGCAGATATTCATGGTCCAAATATACCAAAAATGTTAGGTGTAGAAGATCAAGACATCATGATTAATGAAGAACGTCATATGATGCCTGTTGAAGCACCAAGTGGTCTTAAAGTAATGTCAATGGCTTTTATGTTAGATAGTATTGACACTCCAATTATTTGGAGAGGACCACAAAAAACAGGCAGTATTAAACAGTTAATATCTGATGTAGCATGGGGACCTCTTGATGTTCTTATTATTGATAACCCACCGGGCACTGGAGATGAACCATTAACTGTTTTACAAACAATTACAGATATTGATGCAGTAGTCATGGTAACTACTCCAAATGTAGTATCTCAGGAAGATGTTTTAAAATGTGTAAAAATGGTTGAAATGTTAAATGTGGAAAATATTGGTTTAGTTGAAAATATGGC
This region of uncultured Methanobrevibacter sp. genomic DNA includes:
- a CDS encoding DUF2284 domain-containing protein gives rise to the protein MVNITKLTADVDVSDYCNKYVDVDKFLEICKECDQYGNNWSCPPFDFNPKEIWNSFNKLKIIAFKFDFSLEELNRTYTPNELNFIIKKLERMKVKLMNEIYALEDDDSLGLFIGSCNLCMRCTRTIGMRCKMPFKLRYSIESLGGNVDETIKDIFGYEIIYAKDGKLPEYMIFVGGLLYDKK
- the npdG gene encoding NADPH-dependent F420 reductase; the encoded protein is MKIGIIGGTGAQGLGIAKRLAIAGEDVIVGSRKEEKALKIVEETNEEIKEYNPKKLTGMANEDAAANADVLILTVPLEAQSATLKTIKENAKGKILLDATVPLETAIGGPVSNVLHINPGSAAERAAKILKDVNVKVIAAFNNISNSHLANLSEPIDCDCLICGDDEEAKQVATEIIEKIPDLKAIDIGPLNKAHLIESITPLLIGMNIKYKSHYGGFRITGIDFD
- a CDS encoding TIGR04076 family protein; this translates as MSNVKRGGSLLGDWAKPEGFCDEAWKAIYQYVFALAHSANDLFYYKDWIKKPGVAIVSCNDGLRPVIFKLEATNIESKAID
- a CDS encoding CatA-like O-acetyltransferase, coding for MKEIKFNLKENPFINFQSSRYSMSSRINVEKMWKYSKENDYSFFILSLGCLLKAVNSIPQLKRRIIDNKVIEYDYLDGVSPIMNKQEDNYKEMRVKPPEQFKDTLSWHDYVKQLIQDTLNNKKEAFMIEMEKRDIENIVNLSCIPWVDFDSITTCTASPTQIQPLITWGKVNENYEMTIAITVSHIFVNGLELGEFYKKVQENFNQLP
- a CDS encoding FAD-dependent oxidoreductase — encoded protein: MKVVIVGGGAGGMSTASNIRRLDKNAEIIVITRDKNVAYSPCAIPYVLSGKIASFDDIIMKTPQDYKEDNIDVLVNSEVTNIDSNKKSVTYENDDGEKTISYDKLVLATGGNPFVPPMEGVDLDGVFQIRNIDDGRKVQKWAKNSKSAVVTGAGLIGIEIVYALKELGLNVTLSEMMPQIVPRSLDSDMADILTNYLKMENIHVMLGEPITKLEGENGKVKKAYFGDGSCIDADMVILATGVRPELKLAKMADCDIGRWAILVNEKMETSVEDVYAVGDCVESQDLILQANTISHLGTTAVRESKTLARTITGKKANFNPVLNAMVSKVGKLEFGAVGLTSSFAQQNNIKPIVEKVEALTRARYYPNAKPMDIKIICDCKGRIIGCQIIAEERVAERIDTMTLAITQGLSCFELSNVEFAYAPPVSMVTDPLVLAVEEVSKKFN
- a CDS encoding Mrp/NBP35 family ATP-binding protein; protein product: MPEHGHHGHGGQMTPEQQKQMIEQQLNLSKNLGQIKYKIAVMSGKGGVGKSTVAANIAEAFQKEGFTTGILDADIHGPNIPKMLGVEDQDIMINEERHMMPVEAPSGLKVMSMAFMLDSIDTPIIWRGPQKTGSIKQLISDVAWGPLDVLIIDNPPGTGDEPLTVLQTITDIDAVVMVTTPNVVSQEDVLKCVKMVEMLNVENIGLVENMAYYECPHCSEKLHIFGKGDGKDFADEMEISYLGDLPLTEKVSNSPNKGGVMVTIEPKSEVAKRFTEIVNDIQKDFFKKED